A section of the Methanosarcina mazei S-6 genome encodes:
- a CDS encoding IS1 family transposase encodes MTDEDSEECGDVYSLTAIKSDTRLLLSHHEGKRSAEDAIELFKEVEKMRSTSSPIPVFTSDDWDAFEEALINVYGKIELPQYKGIGRKPLPKLVPPDDLKYVKVLKKKVKNYVVETVQRIIFGDPDEIFEMLGADADSYIGTSYAERINLTIRTSLARFIRKGMNFSKTKRMHQKAIDLFQAWYNFIKPHKSLRLKIDSGNRKWFQRTPAMAEGITDHIWSLKELLTFRVPVQ; translated from the coding sequence GTGACTGACGAGGATTCTGAAGAGTGTGGTGATGTGTATTCACTTACAGCAATCAAAAGTGACACAAGATTGCTCCTTTCTCATCATGAAGGAAAACGTAGTGCTGAGGATGCTATAGAGTTATTTAAAGAAGTTGAGAAGATGCGTTCCACATCTTCTCCTATTCCTGTATTTACCTCAGATGATTGGGATGCCTTTGAAGAAGCACTTATAAACGTTTATGGTAAAATCGAGTTGCCACAATACAAAGGTATCGGAAGAAAACCGCTACCTAAACTGGTTCCACCTGACGATTTAAAATATGTCAAAGTATTGAAGAAAAAGGTAAAAAATTATGTAGTTGAAACAGTTCAACGTATCATCTTTGGAGATCCTGATGAGATATTCGAAATGCTTGGAGCTGATGCGGATAGTTATATTGGAACTTCTTATGCAGAAAGGATTAACCTTACGATAAGGACATCTCTTGCAAGATTTATAAGAAAAGGAATGAATTTCAGTAAAACCAAAAGGATGCATCAGAAAGCTATTGATTTATTCCAGGCATGGTATAACTTTATAAAACCTCATAAGTCTCTAAGGCTAAAAATAGATTCTGGAAACAGAAAATGGTTTCAAAGGACTCCAGCTATGGCAGAAGGAATAACTGATCACATATGGAGTTTAAAGGAACTATTAACATTTAGAGTTCCTGTTCAATAA
- a CDS encoding restriction endonuclease: MKNPSSIAEVDTLTTPSEIRAVPISLEDNTPADYPVSSIPVVQQKPKFSNIFSKIAYFIFGSIFIFLGFGFLLEELFLLSVISFFIAILIFKFEVSRLIAPTKPKLLHLILYITYLAVASISLISGLLIIVSSPIVSILFLLITIAFLNFAFLWKPEKQIIRPKETKKNLLVAFLVAFLVTGKVLVVAFLIAGKKFLKVLKKWSEQKKLRKNRSRDINVILASIDGMEGYEFEGFLKSVFERLGYSVIHTPLSGDQGADLILSGNKGRIAVQAKRYSSKVSNKAVQEVVASKALYKCTEGLVVTNNYFTNSAIELAEANGIGLIDREKLKKMIIKSYS; encoded by the coding sequence ATGAAAAATCCATCGTCCATTGCAGAGGTTGATACTCTAACTACTCCATCAGAGATAAGAGCAGTACCAATTTCATTAGAAGATAATACTCCAGCAGATTATCCAGTATCCAGTATTCCTGTAGTCCAGCAAAAACCAAAATTCTCAAATATTTTCTCAAAAATAGCTTATTTTATATTTGGATCAATATTTATATTTCTTGGATTTGGCTTTTTATTAGAAGAATTATTTTTATTGAGTGTAATTAGTTTTTTTATTGCGATCCTTATTTTTAAATTTGAAGTTAGCCGTCTAATAGCTCCGACAAAACCGAAATTATTACACCTTATTCTGTATATAACTTACCTTGCTGTAGCATCTATTAGTTTAATCTCTGGTTTATTAATAATAGTAAGCTCACCGATAGTGAGTATATTATTCCTTTTGATAACAATTGCATTTTTAAATTTTGCTTTTCTATGGAAGCCTGAAAAACAAATAATTCGTCCAAAAGAGACCAAGAAGAATCTTCTGGTCGCTTTTCTGGTCGCTTTTCTGGTCACTGGAAAGGTACTTGTGGTCGCTTTTCTGATCGCCGGGAAGAAGTTTTTGAAAGTTTTAAAAAAATGGTCAGAACAAAAAAAATTAAGAAAAAACAGATCGAGAGATATAAATGTAATATTAGCCAGTATAGATGGAATGGAAGGATATGAATTTGAAGGTTTTCTAAAGTCTGTTTTTGAAAGATTGGGATATTCGGTAATTCATACTCCTTTATCTGGAGACCAGGGAGCAGATCTTATTTTATCAGGAAATAAAGGAAGGATCGCTGTTCAGGCTAAACGTTATTCAAGTAAAGTTTCGAATAAAGCAGTACAGGAAGTTGTAGCGTCTAAAGCTTTATACAAATGTACTGAAGGTTTAGTAGTTACAAATAACTATTTTACAAACTCTGCCATTGAATTAGCTGAAGCTAATGGTATAGGTTTAATTGACAGAGAAAAACTTAAAAAAATGATTATAAAATCCTATAGTTAA
- a CDS encoding Glu/Leu/Phe/Val family dehydrogenase, producing the protein MVLGSKLLDNVKMHLCTCSAGLRPTPDMEAFLKMPMRELYVSLPIHMDDGSIKVFKGFRVQYNEALGPAKGGIRFHPDETMETIRALAALMTWKCALHRLPLGGAKGGIVCSPKELSHRELERLSRAYIRAVYQIIGPDRDIPAPDMYTNPQIMAWMMDEYSKLAGKMSSAQLQANPQVWEVLLAGLMQRLKVACMR; encoded by the coding sequence GTGGTTTTGGGTTCTAAACTTCTTGATAATGTAAAAATGCACCTTTGCACGTGTTCTGCAGGGCTCAGGCCCACTCCTGATATGGAAGCGTTCCTGAAAATGCCCATGAGAGAACTCTACGTCTCCCTGCCCATTCATATGGATGATGGTTCCATAAAGGTTTTCAAGGGTTTCAGAGTCCAGTATAACGAAGCCCTGGGGCCTGCCAAAGGAGGGATACGTTTTCATCCGGATGAAACAATGGAGACTATACGCGCCCTTGCAGCTCTGATGACCTGGAAATGTGCCTTACACAGGCTGCCTCTGGGGGGAGCAAAGGGAGGAATTGTCTGTTCTCCAAAAGAGCTTTCACACCGGGAGCTGGAGCGCCTTAGCAGGGCATATATCCGCGCTGTTTACCAGATTATAGGCCCTGATAGGGATATACCTGCTCCAGATATGTACACAAACCCGCAAATTATGGCATGGATGATGGACGAGTACTCGAAACTCGCAGGAAAAATGTCTTCGGCGCAATTACAGGCAAACCCACAAGTCTGGGAGGTTCTGCTGGCAGGTTTGATGCAACGGCTAAAGGTGGCCTGTATGCGGTAA
- a CDS encoding epoxyqueuosine reductase, which produces MFKLWENYLPVGIRNHKEGISTTEDLKKALLQKCESMDIPMVRVASVERWKNPPFLPWMPEEFYPQSIYPEAKSVIVIGLPIPLPVLETSPSIYYRELYNTVNSLLDQYTYRLANFLTSKGYPSVFVPRDGYGGIQVLLENPIAFFSHRHAALLAGLGNFGVNNTILTPEYGPRVRFGSILSTAKLPSDPMLETQLCTRCMRCVKMCPSNALKKEDYPDALTDKKACSSYSAELNKRYISPCGICIKVCPIGKDRELYNRDDDAIYIDEDLFPEHHKAWKHVRSYGGKKL; this is translated from the coding sequence ATGTTCAAATTGTGGGAAAATTATCTCCCTGTAGGGATAAGGAATCATAAAGAAGGGATATCCACGACTGAAGATCTGAAAAAAGCTCTCCTGCAGAAATGCGAAAGTATGGACATACCCATGGTTAGGGTTGCCAGTGTTGAGAGATGGAAAAATCCTCCGTTTTTGCCGTGGATGCCTGAAGAATTCTATCCTCAGTCCATATATCCTGAAGCAAAATCAGTAATAGTTATCGGACTGCCGATCCCTCTTCCGGTACTGGAGACGTCCCCCTCAATATATTACCGCGAACTGTATAATACCGTAAATTCCCTGCTGGACCAGTACACATATCGGCTTGCCAATTTCCTGACCTCCAAAGGATACCCATCCGTTTTCGTGCCCAGAGACGGATATGGGGGCATTCAGGTACTTCTCGAAAATCCCATTGCATTCTTTTCTCACAGGCACGCCGCTCTCCTTGCCGGGCTGGGAAACTTTGGGGTAAACAACACGATACTTACACCGGAGTACGGTCCCAGGGTCCGTTTCGGTTCAATCCTGTCCACAGCCAAGCTTCCTTCAGACCCAATGCTGGAAACTCAGCTCTGCACTCGCTGTATGCGCTGTGTAAAAATGTGTCCGTCGAACGCTCTTAAAAAGGAAGATTACCCTGACGCACTGACAGATAAGAAAGCATGTTCCTCATACAGTGCTGAACTTAACAAACGTTACATTTCACCCTGCGGAATATGCATCAAGGTCTGCCCGATAGGAAAAGACCGAGAGCTGTATAATAGGGACGACGACGCGATATATATAGATGAAGACCTATTTCCCGAGCATCATAAAGCCTGGAAGCATGTCAGGTCTTATGGCGGGAAAAAGCTGTAA
- a CDS encoding rubredoxin translates to MIRAYRCSNCGYLYNPDLGDSSQSIAPDTGFEELPKSWKCPRCGVSREMFEKM, encoded by the coding sequence GTGATTCGAGCGTACAGATGTAGCAATTGTGGATATCTTTACAACCCTGACCTGGGAGATTCTTCACAGTCCATAGCTCCTGATACGGGGTTTGAAGAGCTTCCTAAATCCTGGAAATGCCCGAGGTGCGGAGTTTCCAGGGAAATGTTTGAAAAAATGTAA
- a CDS encoding phosphoadenosine phosphosulfate reductase domain-containing protein, protein MHQKKEKNQTSGSQKQKRNNPGKNSPKKNSQDRNSPHTREKGAGNGPRDLRDFKEKPSEKKNSGSQKWPDTAVSKKKSSPRFEYEDDYIFWCRKCNLPLIGEECGICGSKGEILHLSQPADVRFCSPYEHEVLAGQLISSFGCNPLKGRLVLLNKIPGEDKTDEVIVDGFIFGVLSFELSRMDYRFEPSLHGAKILLKYAEGKKVKIRKTNRHINGKNIPMELIDSFAGDIKAGDFVLVTAGSLSGYGVSYISGAEFSALKGFSEPAQFESEAKILRVRKVDSGEVSLHPENPDFGTCIEVNRKHLQALGKNAINTIRGIVSRNEYRDLPVYVSFSGGKDSLVVLDLAKAALKQREFKAFFLNTGIEFPETVDFARTFCREMKVQLEEMNSGSAFWEQVDKFGPPAKDFRWCCKVCKLASAGDLETEKGNCSLQEKKTSNAVAYLTVDGKRKHESFSRARIAASETNPFVPAQLNIFPIRDWRALEVWLYIHWRGLSYNPLYDLGFERVGCWLCPSALAAEYARVEELHPEMHARWNAFLLEWAKTRGLSKEFIEHGFWRWKELPPKMLRLAEELGISVLAKEKAEDFEIEVVSGISPCKAGGFSVEAGVKGIKEKEAADFINVLGKTVYAEELGMVLVKTGTGTVKFFSNGNLIVSSETKEKAVQLFKETAKQLVRLSRCTGCGICEKACPVGAVSIKEGKPLVSEACIRCGKCMESCVVTRYFDKIVPDLDEKLKV, encoded by the coding sequence ATGCATCAGAAAAAAGAAAAAAACCAGACTTCCGGCTCACAAAAACAAAAAAGAAATAATCCGGGCAAAAACAGCCCGAAAAAAAACAGTCAGGACAGAAACAGCCCGCACACCCGTGAAAAAGGGGCAGGAAACGGGCCACGGGATTTAAGGGATTTTAAAGAGAAACCCTCCGAAAAAAAGAATTCAGGCTCTCAAAAATGGCCTGATACGGCTGTTTCAAAGAAAAAATCCTCTCCACGTTTCGAATATGAAGACGATTACATATTCTGGTGCAGGAAATGCAACCTGCCCCTCATAGGGGAAGAATGTGGCATTTGCGGCAGTAAAGGCGAGATACTTCATCTTTCCCAGCCTGCCGATGTAAGGTTCTGCTCCCCTTATGAACACGAAGTCCTGGCAGGGCAGCTGATTTCATCATTTGGCTGTAACCCTCTTAAAGGCAGGCTTGTGCTCCTGAATAAAATCCCTGGAGAAGACAAAACAGATGAGGTCATTGTGGATGGTTTCATTTTCGGAGTTCTCAGTTTCGAACTATCCAGAATGGACTACCGGTTTGAGCCTTCTCTCCATGGAGCAAAAATCCTCCTCAAATATGCAGAGGGCAAAAAAGTCAAAATTAGAAAAACAAACCGACATATCAATGGAAAAAACATCCCTATGGAGCTTATTGACTCTTTTGCCGGTGATATAAAAGCAGGGGATTTTGTCCTTGTGACCGCGGGCAGCCTTAGCGGTTACGGGGTTTCTTACATTAGTGGAGCTGAATTTTCAGCCCTGAAGGGCTTTTCAGAGCCCGCTCAATTCGAAAGCGAAGCAAAAATTCTCAGAGTCAGAAAAGTCGATAGCGGTGAGGTTTCCCTGCACCCTGAAAACCCGGATTTCGGGACATGCATAGAAGTTAACAGAAAACATTTGCAGGCTCTGGGGAAAAATGCCATCAACACTATCCGCGGGATTGTTTCAAGGAATGAGTACAGGGATTTACCGGTCTATGTGTCTTTCAGCGGGGGAAAAGACAGCCTCGTTGTGCTTGACCTTGCAAAGGCTGCCCTCAAACAGAGAGAGTTTAAGGCTTTTTTCCTGAATACAGGGATAGAATTTCCGGAAACTGTGGATTTCGCCCGGACTTTCTGCAGGGAGATGAAAGTCCAGCTTGAAGAAATGAACTCGGGATCTGCTTTCTGGGAGCAGGTAGATAAATTCGGGCCTCCTGCAAAGGACTTCCGCTGGTGCTGCAAGGTCTGCAAACTGGCTTCGGCAGGAGACCTGGAAACAGAAAAAGGAAACTGCTCGCTTCAGGAAAAGAAAACTTCAAATGCGGTAGCTTACCTGACAGTAGACGGAAAACGGAAACACGAATCTTTCTCAAGGGCGAGGATTGCAGCAAGTGAGACAAATCCCTTCGTCCCTGCACAGCTAAATATTTTCCCCATCAGGGACTGGCGTGCACTTGAAGTCTGGCTTTACATCCACTGGAGGGGGCTCTCATATAACCCGCTCTATGACCTGGGCTTTGAAAGGGTCGGTTGCTGGCTCTGCCCATCTGCCCTTGCTGCCGAATATGCCAGGGTGGAAGAACTGCACCCTGAAATGCATGCCAGATGGAACGCTTTTCTGCTTGAGTGGGCGAAAACACGCGGGCTTTCAAAAGAGTTCATAGAACATGGTTTCTGGCGCTGGAAAGAATTGCCTCCGAAAATGCTCAGGCTGGCAGAAGAGCTCGGGATCTCTGTCCTTGCGAAAGAAAAAGCCGAAGACTTTGAAATCGAAGTCGTTTCAGGGATCTCTCCCTGCAAAGCCGGAGGTTTTTCCGTAGAAGCGGGGGTTAAAGGCATAAAGGAAAAAGAAGCCGCAGATTTCATTAACGTTCTCGGGAAGACTGTTTATGCGGAAGAGCTGGGCATGGTACTGGTAAAAACCGGAACCGGGACTGTGAAGTTTTTCTCTAATGGAAACCTGATTGTAAGCTCGGAAACGAAAGAAAAGGCTGTCCAGCTTTTTAAGGAAACTGCAAAACAGCTAGTGAGGCTTTCCCGCTGTACTGGCTGCGGAATCTGTGAAAAAGCCTGCCCAGTAGGGGCAGTTTCTATAAAAGAAGGGAAGCCACTTGTAAGTGAAGCCTGCATAAGGTGCGGAAAGTGCATGGAATCCTGTGTGGTAACCAGGTATTTCGATAAAATCGTTCCTGACCTTGATGAAAAGCTAAAGGTTTGA
- a CDS encoding PAS domain S-box protein produces the protein MKLWRDNQIPGNKSKAKGTALGGRGDNINVDIRKSEAGIEWMEEFLLNSPTPVLKIEKEGVITYSNEAGKPLIEEWGSIPGGKVPLNIQKIVRKAAFRRKSEFLELKAGEKTYLATFVPSADGKYTVLHTSDINSSKKMERKLSLIDGYYEAFIRVAELSLICTDLQTLLDKSFNLIISTLDAKYCKILKLLNDGNFLVEAGVGWKPEDTGKVIKREEASVAGYTVLSKKPINIEDLDKKGSIERMGLYGYSEITHGISVLVGSLEKPYGVLAVHSTRKEKFTKEDACFLKGIASMLSLALERNKVESTLLDKVLFLETLVDTIPAPVFYKDREGIYRGCNDLFAKMILGIPKEKVAGCSIDEFLEKIPQELGNVYKRTDRQLLQRGGSLIYESRIMCSDGLLRQFLINKAAYRNLNGDMEGLVGVMLDITGQKRTEGSLLKSEERYRLAAEQTGQLIYEFDLRNGYGEWAGAVKELTGYTYNEMQNFSYYDWLEHIHPDERRRVQQEFKKCWNTGEKFNEEFRFRRKDGSYFSVENKGVYLKDEEGLVCKALGVMKDITELKLSSQKLKESEEMYRSFLQNFKGIAFKLDRNFAPLFMEGAVEEITGYTEKDLISGRINFFNLLDPEDFSLLDNCRNKMSSVPNSIMEYDYRFRRKDGTVRWVHELIHNICNENGETEFIQGYAYDITPKKKAEETLAKAEAIGMREIHHRIKNNLQIVSSLLSLQADKFKDRDVIEAFRESENRVASMSIIHEELHKSEDTTSIDFAAYLRKLTSELLYSYRIGNEKVHLFLDVDHTFLGIDTAVPLGIIINELFSNSLKYAFSRGADGEISISLCRLPEISGSFIESSSCIGTAGPGIQTGFKLVYSDSGGCFPENIDFYNPDTLGLQLVNALVEQLDGTVEIEKGDQTRFTIRFEDKGF, from the coding sequence ATGAAGCTCTGGAGAGACAACCAGATCCCGGGAAATAAGTCGAAAGCAAAAGGAACAGCACTTGGTGGCAGGGGTGATAATATAAACGTTGATATAAGAAAAAGTGAAGCAGGAATCGAGTGGATGGAAGAATTTCTTTTAAACAGCCCCACCCCAGTCCTGAAGATCGAAAAAGAAGGGGTAATTACCTATTCCAATGAGGCAGGAAAGCCATTGATTGAAGAATGGGGAAGCATCCCCGGCGGGAAAGTCCCTTTAAATATCCAGAAAATTGTGCGAAAAGCAGCTTTCAGAAGAAAGTCAGAATTCCTGGAACTTAAAGCAGGCGAAAAAACTTATCTGGCTACTTTTGTCCCTTCTGCTGACGGTAAATACACTGTTCTCCATACATCAGACATAAATTCATCTAAAAAAATGGAAAGAAAACTATCTTTGATAGACGGATATTATGAAGCCTTTATCAGGGTTGCGGAGCTGTCACTTATATGCACAGACCTTCAGACATTGCTGGACAAATCCTTTAATTTAATTATTTCCACGCTTGATGCAAAATACTGCAAAATTCTGAAACTTTTAAATGATGGAAACTTTCTGGTTGAAGCAGGGGTCGGATGGAAGCCGGAAGATACAGGCAAGGTTATTAAAAGGGAAGAGGCTTCGGTAGCAGGATATACTGTTCTTTCAAAAAAACCTATTAATATAGAGGATCTGGACAAAAAAGGTTCAATCGAAAGAATGGGACTTTATGGGTATTCGGAAATTACTCACGGAATCAGTGTCCTTGTGGGAAGCCTCGAAAAACCGTATGGAGTCCTTGCAGTCCACAGCACCAGAAAAGAGAAATTTACAAAAGAAGATGCCTGTTTTTTGAAAGGCATTGCATCCATGCTTTCATTAGCCCTTGAAAGGAATAAGGTGGAGAGCACACTTCTGGATAAGGTTCTTTTCCTTGAAACCCTTGTGGATACGATCCCTGCCCCTGTGTTTTACAAAGACAGGGAAGGGATCTACCGCGGATGCAACGACCTCTTTGCAAAAATGATCCTGGGGATACCAAAGGAGAAAGTAGCAGGATGCTCTATAGATGAGTTTCTCGAGAAAATTCCGCAGGAACTGGGAAATGTTTACAAAAGAACGGACAGGCAGCTGCTTCAGAGAGGGGGAAGCCTGATTTATGAATCCAGAATAATGTGCTCTGATGGGTTGCTCAGGCAGTTCCTTATTAACAAAGCTGCATACCGAAATCTTAATGGGGATATGGAAGGTCTTGTAGGGGTAATGCTTGATATAACCGGGCAAAAACGTACAGAAGGTAGCCTGTTAAAAAGTGAAGAGAGATACAGGCTGGCTGCCGAGCAGACAGGTCAGCTGATATACGAATTTGACCTGAGAAACGGCTATGGAGAATGGGCAGGCGCTGTTAAGGAACTTACAGGCTACACCTATAATGAAATGCAGAATTTCAGTTATTATGACTGGCTTGAGCACATTCACCCTGATGAGCGCAGAAGAGTGCAGCAGGAATTTAAAAAGTGCTGGAACACAGGAGAAAAATTCAATGAAGAATTCAGGTTCCGTCGGAAAGATGGAAGCTATTTTTCCGTGGAGAACAAAGGTGTCTATCTGAAGGACGAAGAAGGGCTCGTATGCAAAGCCCTCGGGGTAATGAAGGATATTACAGAACTCAAACTTTCCTCGCAAAAACTGAAGGAAAGCGAAGAGATGTACCGGTCATTTTTACAGAACTTTAAAGGGATAGCATTTAAACTGGACAGGAATTTTGCCCCTCTATTTATGGAAGGGGCAGTCGAGGAAATAACCGGGTACACAGAGAAAGACCTCATATCCGGCAGGATAAATTTTTTTAATCTTCTTGATCCGGAAGATTTTTCATTGCTCGATAATTGCAGGAATAAAATGAGTTCTGTCCCCAATTCTATTATGGAGTATGACTACAGGTTCAGGAGAAAAGATGGAACTGTGAGATGGGTCCATGAGTTAATCCATAATATCTGCAATGAGAACGGTGAAACAGAGTTTATACAGGGATATGCTTATGATATTACTCCGAAGAAAAAAGCTGAGGAAACCCTTGCAAAAGCCGAAGCAATAGGCATGAGGGAAATCCACCACAGGATTAAAAATAATCTTCAAATAGTTTCGTCCCTGCTGAGCCTTCAGGCTGATAAGTTTAAAGACAGGGATGTAATTGAAGCGTTCAGGGAAAGTGAAAACCGTGTTGCTTCCATGTCCATTATTCATGAAGAGCTTCACAAATCCGAGGATACCACAAGCATAGATTTTGCAGCCTATTTGAGGAAATTGACTTCCGAACTCCTTTATTCCTACAGGATCGGAAATGAGAAAGTCCATCTTTTCCTTGATGTGGACCACACATTCCTTGGAATAGATACTGCAGTCCCTCTAGGGATTATTATTAACGAGCTCTTTTCAAACTCGCTGAAATATGCGTTTTCCAGAGGTGCCGACGGCGAGATCAGTATCTCTCTTTGCAGGCTGCCTGAAATATCAGGATCTTTTATCGAATCCAGCAGCTGTATTGGCACAGCAGGGCCGGGAATTCAGACAGGGTTTAAACTTGTTTACTCGGACAGCGGGGGTTGCTTCCCGGAAAATATCGATTTTTATAATCCTGATACCCTTGGTTTGCAGCTTGTAAATGCCCTGGTAGAACAGCTCGATGGAACGGTTGAGATTGAAAAAGGAGATCAAACCAGGTTCACTATAAGGTTCGAGGACAAGGGATTCTGA
- a CDS encoding DsrE family protein — translation MIIGIIINTSEPETVWNAFRFGTTSLLNDHEVKIFLLGRGVESENIRDEKFNVQEQIKLFMGNSGKIFACGTCLKARQMVGSEVCPISTMRDLLHIVEESNRILTFG, via the coding sequence ATGATAATTGGAATAATAATAAACACCAGCGAACCTGAAACAGTGTGGAATGCATTTAGATTCGGCACGACTTCATTGCTTAATGACCATGAAGTGAAAATCTTCCTTCTGGGAAGAGGAGTGGAGTCAGAGAATATCAGGGATGAGAAGTTCAATGTTCAGGAACAAATAAAGCTTTTTATGGGGAACAGTGGCAAAATCTTCGCGTGTGGAACCTGCCTTAAAGCAAGGCAAATGGTGGGAAGCGAGGTTTGTCCGATCTCCACCATGCGTGATCTTCTCCATATAGTTGAAGAATCTAACAGAATTTTGACATTTGGTTAA
- a CDS encoding Glu/Leu/Phe/Val family dehydrogenase — protein MYAVREAAKKLGIELEDAKVAVQGFGNVGYHAAYLAKKLFGCRVVAVSDSKGAIYSGKGLDPEDVSGYKHSTGSVLGYPEAENLSNKELLELDVDILIPAALEDVVSIENAEKVRPKILAEMANGPTTREAEEVLISNGVHIIPDILYNGGGVIVSYFEMVQNESSIQWDEKEVEMRLEKKMKEAYHSVFDFAEKNNAGMRQAAYTLAVGRVVEAMQLRGWI, from the coding sequence CTGTATGCGGTAAGGGAAGCTGCAAAAAAACTGGGGATAGAGCTTGAAGATGCAAAAGTTGCTGTCCAGGGTTTCGGAAACGTCGGATACCACGCTGCTTACCTTGCAAAGAAACTCTTCGGCTGCAGAGTTGTGGCTGTAAGCGACAGCAAAGGAGCTATTTACTCCGGAAAAGGGCTTGATCCTGAGGATGTTTCCGGGTATAAGCATTCCACAGGTTCCGTGCTGGGCTATCCGGAAGCGGAAAATCTCAGCAATAAGGAGCTTCTGGAACTTGATGTGGATATCCTTATCCCGGCTGCCCTTGAGGACGTAGTAAGCATAGAAAATGCGGAAAAGGTAAGACCGAAAATTCTCGCCGAAATGGCCAATGGGCCCACGACCCGGGAAGCAGAAGAGGTACTCATTTCGAACGGGGTCCACATAATCCCTGATATTCTTTACAACGGGGGAGGGGTCATTGTTTCTTATTTTGAAATGGTCCAGAACGAGTCCAGCATACAGTGGGACGAAAAGGAAGTAGAAATGCGCCTAGAAAAAAAGATGAAAGAAGCATATCATTCGGTTTTCGACTTTGCCGAAAAAAACAATGCCGGCATGCGGCAGGCTGCCTATACACTAGCTGTTGGAAGGGTTGTCGAAGCCATGCAGCTCAGGGGATGGATCTGA
- a CDS encoding geranylgeranyl reductase family protein, with product MKYDVIVVGAGPVGSTAARYAAMNGAKVLLLEEHASIGSPVGCTGLLSTRAVEECDLKPTDEFVFNSVRGAFVHAPDGQCLPVDGKHTRAYVVSRKNFDRALAVMAVEEGVELSLKTRAIGFEKENSETGTGTTGEGGKKETGSPVKLRIVKNGKPETVSASVVIGADGVKSRIASYAGLGRPARVLPGIQVEAPYASEDSDFVELFPGSSAPGFFAWTVPLDEKISRIGLAIDPELAFRNGYGENSPLYYLEKLLRSNPCIKTRYSGGMLDFVVGGIPVGPQDKTYTGGVLLAGDAAGQAKPTSGGGVYTGAFAAKIAGRVAAEAALENDTSANRLSEYDRLWRKGLAKELEIGMKIHDYMGKLEDKQLNELIGSLNTPSILDTITEYGDMDHPSILMRKLMFSGNSLRLMKAFGTFIKTLF from the coding sequence ATGAAATATGATGTTATTGTGGTGGGAGCCGGTCCTGTGGGCTCTACTGCTGCCCGCTATGCGGCAATGAACGGGGCAAAAGTCCTTCTTCTCGAAGAGCACGCTTCAATAGGATCACCTGTGGGATGTACAGGGCTCCTGAGCACCAGAGCTGTTGAAGAGTGTGACCTCAAGCCCACGGACGAATTTGTATTCAATTCCGTGCGTGGGGCTTTTGTTCACGCTCCTGACGGCCAGTGCCTGCCTGTTGATGGAAAACATACAAGGGCATATGTTGTTTCCCGAAAAAATTTTGACCGCGCCCTTGCAGTAATGGCTGTGGAAGAAGGCGTTGAGCTCTCCCTGAAAACAAGGGCTATAGGGTTCGAAAAAGAAAACTCTGAGACCGGTACAGGGACAACAGGAGAAGGTGGTAAAAAAGAAACGGGCTCTCCCGTAAAACTCCGGATAGTCAAAAACGGCAAGCCTGAAACCGTATCTGCTTCTGTGGTCATTGGGGCAGACGGAGTAAAAAGCCGCATAGCCAGTTATGCCGGGCTTGGAAGACCTGCTCGTGTGCTTCCGGGAATCCAGGTAGAAGCTCCATATGCCTCGGAAGACAGTGATTTTGTCGAACTGTTCCCGGGCTCTTCAGCTCCGGGTTTTTTTGCCTGGACAGTTCCCCTTGATGAAAAAATCTCGCGTATAGGGCTTGCAATAGACCCTGAGCTCGCTTTCAGGAACGGATATGGTGAGAATTCCCCCCTTTATTATCTTGAAAAATTACTGCGCTCCAACCCCTGCATAAAAACAAGATACTCCGGAGGCATGCTCGACTTTGTTGTTGGCGGGATCCCTGTAGGTCCTCAGGATAAAACATATACGGGGGGAGTCCTTCTTGCAGGCGATGCCGCAGGGCAGGCTAAACCCACATCCGGGGGAGGAGTTTACACCGGGGCTTTTGCAGCAAAAATCGCAGGAAGAGTCGCAGCAGAAGCAGCCCTTGAAAATGATACCTCTGCAAACAGGCTTTCGGAATACGACAGGCTCTGGAGAAAGGGGCTTGCAAAAGAACTCGAAATAGGCATGAAAATCCATGATTATATGGGAAAGCTGGAAGACAAACAGTTGAATGAACTCATAGGCTCTTTGAATACCCCGTCAATCCTGGACACGATCACGGAATACGGAGATATGGACCATCCCTCGATCCTCATGAGAAAGCTGATGTTTTCGGGAAATTCCTTGAGGCTCATGAAAGCCTTCGGGACATTTATAAAGACGCTCTTTTAA